From Penicillium psychrofluorescens genome assembly, chromosome: 1, one genomic window encodes:
- a CDS encoding uncharacterized protein (ID:PFLUO_000708-T1.cds;~source:funannotate) produces the protein MAQIPTPPASRPASETPNELQKPETASLELRQSLDTLLEKYLHLLDRQQELQSGLAKQLSSGFLALAHANYTCPPGRRYGPDYYDERMKATRKIAVRVGKYTEAESKEDSTQGSPDKLNCSEPEYDFSIERAPTPPPESSTKERKTDSVVAEELEDALSSHPDTAPVPSTKDEPPSNSETAVSAPKKFRSSDPIHWYGILVPLSLRNAQTSFTGAVETQVPELAGVVVEMRAVEDEINQLRKKLGVEDRS, from the exons ATGGCCCAGATCCCTACGCCGCCAGCCTCCCGGCCGGCTTCAGAAACTCCTAATGAATTACAGAAGCCCGAGACAGCCTCGTTAGAGCTGCGGCAGTCCCTCGATACCCTGCTCGAGAAATACTTGCATCTGTTGGATCGACAGCAGGAGCTACAGTCGGGCCTTGCCAAACAACTGTCCTCG GGCTTTCTTGCTCTCGCCCACGCAAACTACACTTGTCCCCCCGGCCGGCGGTATGGCCCAGACTATTACGATGAGCGGATGAAAGCGACGCGAAAGAT AGCTGTGCGAGTGGGAAAATATACCGAAGCAGAGTCTAAAGAAGATTCGACGCAAGGCTCGCCCGACAAGTTGAATTGCTCCGAGCCGGAATACGATTTCTCCATAGAGCGTGCACCCACCCCTCCGCCGGAATCATCAACAAAAGAGAGGAAAACCGATTCAGTCGTTgccgaagagctggaagatgcaTTATCATCGCACCCCGACACGGCCCCAGTCCCGAGCACAAAAGATGAACCCCCGTCGAACTCCGAAACAGCGGTGTCAGCTCCCAAGAAATTCCGCTCCTCGGATCCCATCCATTGGTATGGGATTCTGGTCCCGTTGTCTCTTCGCAATGCGCAGACATCCTTCACGGGTGCCGTGGAGACCCAGGTGCCAGAGCTGGCGGGGGTAGTCGTCGAGATGCGCGCTGTGGAGGACGAGATTAACCAGTTACGGAAGAAGTTGGGAGTCGAGGATCGCAGTTAG
- a CDS encoding uncharacterized protein (ID:PFLUO_000709-T1.cds;~source:funannotate), whose translation MSVATSHRSTAFQVRSLFRSLLRQSSGFSNYNFREYAHRRTVDGFRAHQKESEERRIQELIQDGLQNLRLMKRQTIISQFYQLDKLVVEGQKTGEETGNQGGIVRQKDTGWD comes from the exons ATGTCTGTGGCAACCTCGCACCGGAGCACCGCCTTTCAGGTGCGGTCTTTG TTCCGTTCGCTTCTCCGCCAGTCATCGGGGTTCTCCAATTACAACTTCCGCGAGTACGCCCACCGGAGGACGGTTGACGGGTTCCGTGCACACCAGAAGGAGTCGGAGGAGCGCCGGATACAGGAGCTGATCCAGGATGGGTTGCAGAACCTGCGCTTGATGAAGAGACAGACGATCATCAGTCAGTTCTATCAGTTGGATAAGTTGGTAGTGGAAGGCCAGAAGACA GGCGAGGAAACAGGTAACCAGGGGGGAATTGTGCGCCAGAAGGATACGGG CTGGGATTGA
- a CDS encoding uncharacterized protein (ID:PFLUO_000707-T1.cds;~source:funannotate), translating to MNPRGPPPRGPPPQRPLYPSEVSSQVPSPSVYSARSSQNNVQRPTQPFSHAHPNQPLSRPKTSDGVPASPASIASTTPGSITTDELFRRSGCSSTPSVPDIPPFPPPPPEPQYDPRQRTAGLVPPSNARRGQRARRSSVSPIPEENFDPRNTLGSFASSRAMPSSWGSGLAESEILGAYLDVESDSDDDYDHDNHSDHNDDNCEALVRSASLGKRGKPTMRTFQKPGTTPDPNAETQSNYTKQDESAAAAGAVVGGIIAGVAADQQTLRPPTSERKGSASTASSDGSTKGVDPEKPPIVQDESVYIAMNEKEEDLPMAAPTMSDIRPGARKPPRLDMGAVRNAEARGSLSSLTDLIRRATKLASNLDRGRTASRTDLLDGDGDAKAALGHRYRNSGSLSDILASFPPPGLATPDESGRQSWPIFFGRSNLRRIEPLSSNEDGSGSNRRRARCCGMPKWLFVVFCMIVFILVVLAVVLPVMLVAVPNADSSNHPTCAEKVPCQNGGFSVSSGNECSCVCSNGYMGPQCTIYSDGSCLTAEVSNSSMTKNATMGSALPSLFQLSEDKFGIELDPITIMALFSIKNVSCKTENELVSFSQVNTGSSSSSSNARRSLLAGDDEDRREFASPSVSSEEPTTVMEERAIATMNGILYDDEGTTKASESKYAKATPTTSTSAIPTATPTAHSSSSSNSSSVVPDAVVEFSQVSILYILQRTGSLDVAMGAESRIESYLTLTSPGQLGSLEVDSFSLDFSKQTIHRSGE from the exons ATGAACCCTCGCGGTCCTCCACCCCGGGGCCCTCCGCCGCAGCGTCCACTGTATCCAAGCGAAGTTTCCTCTCAGGTTCCTTCGCCATCAGTCTATTCCGCTAGAAGCAGCCAGAACAATGTTCAAAGACCGACCCAACCCTTTTCACACGCTCATCCAAATCAGCCACTGTCTCGCCCAAAGACAAGTGACGGCGTGCCTGCCAGCCCTGCGAGCATCGCAAGTACGACTCCTGGCTCGATCACGACAGATGAACTATTCAGACGCTCGGGTTGCTCATCCACGCCCTCCGTGCCGGATATCCCTCCATtcccgccaccaccaccagagCCTCAATATGATCCTCGCCAACGGACCGCCGGCCTTGTTCCTCCGTCCAACGCTCGTCGGGGGCAGCGCGCCCGTCGATCGTCCGTGTCTCCAATTCCAGAGGAGAATTTCGACCCCCGTAACACTCTAGGTTCCTTTGCATCGAGCCGGGCTATGCCGTCCAGCTGGGGATCCGGGTTAGCCGAGTCGGAGATTCTAGGCGCTTATCTGGACGTTGAGTCTGAttctgatgatgattacGACCATGATAATCACTCGGACCATAATGATGATAATTGCGAGGCTCTGGTAAGGAGTGCAAGTCttgggaagagagggaagcCGACGATGCGCACCTTCCAAAAGCCCGGCACTACTCCGGACCCAAACGCCGAGACGCAGTCAAATTATACGAAGCAAGATGAAAgtgctgccgctgctggagccgTTGTGGGAGGTATCATTGCAGGAGTGGCTGCTGATCAACAAACACTCCGACCCCCGACCTCTGAACGTAAGGGCTCGGCCTCTACGGCATCGAGCGATGGTTCGACTAAAGGGGTCGACCCGGAGAAGCCGCCTATTGTGCAGGACGAGAGCGTCTACATCGCGATgaatgagaaagaagaagacctGCCCATGGctgcgccgacgatgagTGACATACGACCAGGCGCCCGCAAGCCTCCTCGTCTGGACATGGGTGCCGTGCGCAATGCAGAGGCCCGAGGGAGTCTTTCCAGCTTGACGGACCTGATCCGACGCGCTACCAAGCTCGCATCGAACCTGGACCGTGGGCGAACAGCCAGTCGGACCGATCTTCtagatggagatggagatgccAAGGCTGCACTAG GGCACCGGTACCGCAACTCTGGCTCGCTGTCAGACATCCTCGCCTCGTTCCCTCCTCCTGGACTTGCGACTCCCGACGAGAGTGGCCGTCAATCATGGCCAATCTTCTTTGGACGCTCGAATCTGCGACGCATCGAACCTCTGTCCTCCAATGAGGACGGATCCGGCTCCAACCGTCGCAGGGCGCGGTGCTGTGGGATGCCAAAGTGGCTATTTGTTGTTTTTTGcatgatcgtcttcatcctaGTCGTGCTCGCCGTCGTACTCCCCGTGATGCTCGTCGCAGTACCAAACGCGGATTCCAGCAACCATCCCACTTGCGCCGAGAAGGTCCCCTGCCAGAATGGCGGGTTCAGTGTCTCCAGCGGGAACGAATGCTCGTGCGTCTGTTCGAACGGGTACATGGGACCACAATGTACGATCTACAGCGACGGCAGCTGCCTCACGGCGGAAGTCAGCAACAGCTCCATGACGAAGAATGCGACGATGGGCAGTGCGCTCCCGAGCCTGTTCCAGCTGTCCGAAGACAAGTTCGGGATCGAGCTCGaccccatcaccatcatggcGCTGTTCAGCATCAAAAATGTCTCGTGCAAGACGGAGAATGAGCTCGTCTCTTTCAGTCAGGTCAATAcaggcagcagcagcagcagcagcaacgcTCGTCGATCCCTCCTGGCGGGGGATGATGAGGATCGTCGTGAGTTTGCCTCGCCCTCTGTCTCGTCCGAGGAGCCTACGACTGTCATGGAGGAGCGTGCCATCGCGACTATGAACGGGATCCTGTACGACGACGAGGGAACGACCAAAGCATCGGAAAGTAAGTACGCCAAGGCTACACCAACGACCAGCACCTCCGCCATTCCGACGGCTACACCCACCGCCCactcatcgtcgtcgtccaaTTCATCATCCGTCGTCCCCGACGCCGTGGTGGAATTCTCCCAGGTATCCATCCTGTACATCCTGCAGCGAACGGGCTCACTCGACGTGGCGATGGGCGCCGAGTCGCGCATCGAGTCGTACCTGACCCTGACCAGTCCGGGGCAATTGGGGTCGTTGGAGGTGGACTCGTTCTCGCTGGACTTTTCCAAGCAGACGATCCACCGGAGCGGGGAGTAA
- a CDS encoding uncharacterized protein (ID:PFLUO_000706-T1.cds;~source:funannotate), whose product MANTPHGGVLKDLLARDAPRHDQLAAEAETLPAVVLTERQLCDLELIMNGGFSPLEEEAETDSSHSVCQDCRLVDGNVFSMPITLDVSQQTIDESKLKAGTRITLRDFRDDRNLAILTIDDIYRPDKEQEGQLVFGGDPEHPAIKFLNESVSEFYVGGKIEAVNKLNHYDYVALRYTPAELRIHFDKLGWSRVVAFQTRNPMHRAHRELTVRAARSRQANVLIHPVVGLTKPGDIDHFTRVRAYEALLPRYPNGMAVLGLLGLAMRMGGPREAIWHAIIRKNHGATHFIVGRDHAGPGSNSAGKDFYGPYDAQHAVEKYKDELGIEVVEFQMVTYLPDTDEYRPVDQVPQGVKTLNISGTELRRRLRSGAHIPEWFSYPEVVKILRESNPPRATQGFTIFLTGYMNSGKDAIARALQVTLNQQGGRSVSLLLGDTVRHELSSELGFTREDRHTNIQRIAFVASELTRSGAAVIAAPIAPYEHSRKYARDAVEKAGTFFLVHVATPLEHCERTDKRGIYASARRGEIKGFTGVDDPYETPQKVELTVDPSQQTVRSIVHEIILMLESSGYFERVSQ is encoded by the exons ATGGCCAACACTCCCCACGGTGGTGTCCTCAAGGACCTTCTCGCCCGCGATGCTCCCCGCCacgaccagctcgccgccgaggccgagaccCTCCCCGCGGTCGTCCTGACCGAGCGTCAGCTGTGCGATCTCGAGCTGATCATGAACGGTGGCTTCTCGCCGCTGGAGG aggaagcggaaACTGACTCGAGCCACAGCGTCTGCCAGGACTGCCGCCTTGTCGACGGCAACGTCTTCTCCATGCCCATCACCCTTGACGTCAGCCAGCAGACCATCGACGAGAGCAAGCTCAAGGCTGGCACTCGCATCACTCTGCGCGACTTCCGTGATGACCGCAACCTGGCCATCCTGACCATTGACGACATCTACCGCCCGGACAA GGAGCAGGAAGGTCAGCTCGTCTTCGGCGGTGACCCCGAGCACCCGGCCATCAAGTTCCTGAACGAGTCCGTCTCCGAGTTCTACGTTGGTggcaagatcgaggctgTCAACAAGCTGAACCACTACGACTATGTCGCTCTGCGCT ACACCCCCGCGGAGCTGCGCATCCACTTCGACAAGCTGGGCTGGTCCCGCGTCGTCGCTTTCCAGACCCGTAACCCGATGCACCGCGCTCACCGTGAGCTGACTGTCCGCGCCGCCCGCTCGCGCCAGGCCAACGTTCTGATCCACCCCGTCGTCGGTCTCACCAAGCCCGGTGACATTGACCACTTCACCCGTGTGCGCGCCTACGAGGCTCTGCTGCCCCGCTACCCCAACGGCATGGCCGTCCTGGGTCTGCTGGGTCTGGCCATGCGTATGGGTGGTCCCCGCGAGGCCATCTGGCACGCCATCATCCGCAAGAACCACGGTGCCACCCACTTCATCGTTGGTCGCGACCACGCCGGTCCCGGTTCGAACTCCGCCGGTAAGGACTTCTACGGTCCCTACGACGCTCAGCACGCCGTCGAGAAGTACAAGGACGAGCTGGGCATCGAGGTCGTCGAGTTCCAGATGGTCACCTACCTGCCCGACACCGACGAGTACCGCCCCGTCGACCAGGTCCCCCAGGGCGTCAAGACCCTGAACATCTCCGGCACCgagctccgccgccgcctgcgcTCCGGCGCCCACATCCCCGAGTGGTTCTCCTACCCGGAGGTGGTCAAGATCCTGCGCGAGTCCAACCCCCCGCGCGCCACCCAGGGCTTCACGATCTTCCTGACCGGCTACATGAACTCGGGCAAGGACGCCATTGCTCGCGCTCTGCAGGTGACCCTGAACCAGCAAGGCGGCCGCTCCgtctcgctgctgctgggcgatACCGTGCGCCACGAGCTGTCGTCTGAGCTGGGCTTCACGCGCGAGGACCGCCACACCAACATCCAGCGCATTGCCTTCGTGGCCTCTGAGCTGACCCGCTCCGGCGCGGCCGTGATCGCTGCCCCGATCGCTCCCTACGAGCACTCGCGGAAGTACGCCCGCGATgccgtcgagaaggccggcaccttcttcctcgtccacgtCGCCACCCCGCTCGAGCACTGCGAGCGCACCGACAAGCGCGGCATCTACGCCAGCGCCCGCCGTGGCGAGATCAAGGGCTTCACTGGTGTCGATGACCCCTACGAGACCCCTCAGAAGGTCGAGCTCACCGTCGACCCCTCCCAGCAGACCGTGCGCAGCATCGTTCATGAGATCATCCTCATGCTCGAGAGCTCGGGCTACTTTGAGCGCGTGTCTCAGTAG
- a CDS encoding uncharacterized protein (ID:PFLUO_000710-T1.cds;~source:funannotate), with amino-acid sequence MVGLDYRHGISVLEVIVYIPTLIVALWVSFRHGFKRSAGWITLVIFSLVRVVGSCCYLATLGYPTSKDLYVAWAVCSSIGLSPLTISCIGLLSRANESIKHQSGKGVNPRVFRLLGVATLVAVILSIVGQVKSTNLGQESSISTLTKAGIILFLVAWAGLAFLLFSVASRLSYVEDGERRLVLAVGLSVPLLLVRVVYSLLGVFSHDPDFNMLTGSPTIMLVMAVLEEIAICVICLGAGVTLSARKRTDYNEAYAPVR; translated from the exons ATGGTTGGACTGGACTATCGGCACGGTATCTCCGTCTTGGAGGTTATTGTGTATATTCCTACCTTGATTGTTGCTCTGTGGGTATCATTCAGGCATGGATTCAAAAGAAGCGCCGGCTGGATCACATTGGTCATTTTCTCGCTGGTCCGTGTGGTAGGCTCATGCTGCTATCTGGCTACCCTGGGCTATCCAACTTCGAAAGACCTCTACGTGGCATGGGCAGTGTGCAGCTCAATCGGATTGTCCCCGTTGACGATCTCCTGCATCGGCCTGCTATCTCGAGC CAATGAATCGATCAAACACCAGTCTGGCAAAGGAGTCAATCCGCGCGTATTCAGATTGCTCGGTGTCGCCACTTTGGTTGCCGTGATTTTGTCCATTGTCGGCCAGGTGAAAAGTACCAATTTGGGACAAGAGAGCTCAATCAGTACTCTGACCAAAGCCGgcatcattctcttcttggtCGCGTGGGCCGGCTTGGCTTTCTTGCTTTTCTCGGTCGCATCGCGCCTCAGTTatgtcgaggatggcgagcGCAGACTAGTTTTGGCCGTGGGGCTGTCAGTCCCGTTACTGCTCGTTCGCGTGGTCTACTCGCTTCTTGGGGTCTTCTCTCATGACCCCGACTTCAACATGCTCACTGGAAGTCCCACCATCATGTTGGTCATGGCGGTCTTGGAGGAGATTGCGATCTGTGTCATCTGTCTGGGAGCGGGTGTGACCTTGTCTGCGCGAAAACGCACCGATTACAATGAAGCGTATGCACCTGTCAGATGA
- a CDS encoding uncharacterized protein (ID:PFLUO_000711-T1.cds;~source:funannotate), with product MPSTFRSSRSGRHLDNPNRTRTGQIDHDVFEGLPVRRWSRQPHTFSQAPKPAESEIGVKGPGGTTALPELPMPRDSQLLPAISHGLLRAARAGCIHIHSSGRPADDEKKDADDQAATSAVHMADRSFTTRKWMTLPKHLEPAEPEFLAKRRQGLPSLYGGTALTDGANASVPMRRTKFKKVDSETGKISIYEAWVPEGHTIEGEITGNAKAVAEQSDVPVSSEAPAPGTVVEGVGVVNSEGVVVADASSAALSSAKRRPPPPKRKGKGIGRGRKKKVMFAPGEGADAASVHGAESGAADGGKEGTDGDEDGEEGEESDEGDEGDESMVDAKTPETPQPPPGLDSADQTATETEAEQPPATSEVDMLDATPTAQPPAPGPSEQQPEETAVSQAIEETPQPNIEALTPPAEEAKALDSAVPVAGETEPIVSDKPSPTPEPTTTTEEPAEQVVSGDGDEAAPQSTALEAGGTTEAPIEGSPDLAPKEAENAPSASPERPVEESPAEPLTEAPAVDEPMSTETFEKSPEQTSGGQELEGIPTPPVPKPDTLQERPSEDASESKGSALLDTLESSLDNAAPVDETPVAKEDVDMNDVPTESEQQQEPEDDLSPVQPPAPSSAPVSAIEEREPQPSLDEPAPADSAAVDEPAPAAEGETSTEDDKGEEAATTAAEADVKEVVENEEEQQPASESQPAPIDSA from the exons ATGCCGTCCACC TTCAGGTCCTCGCGCTCTGGGCGACATCTCGACAACCCTAACCGCACCCGAACCGGCCAAATCGACCACGATGTCTTCGAAGGCTTGCCTGTCCGTCGCTGGTCGCGACAGCCACACACCTTCTCTCAAGCCCCTAAGCCCGCCGAATCGGAGATTGGCGTCAAAGGACCGGGCGGAACGACTGCTCTGCCAGAACTACCCATGCCAAGAGACAGCCAACTCCTGCCGGCGATCAGCCACGGTCTCCTAAGGGCAGCGCGTGCTGGATGCATTCACATCCATTCAAGTGGCAGGCccgccgacgacgagaaaaaggatgccgatgacCAGGCGGCGACTTCTGCTGTACACATGGCGGATCGCAGCTTCACTACGCGCAAATGGATGACCCTGCCCAAACACCTGGAGCCTGCCGAGCCGGAATTCTTGGCTAAGAGACGACAGGGTCTGCCTTCGCTGTACGGCGGCACTGCGCTTACAGATGGTGCTAATGCGTCGGTCCCGATGCGGCGCACCAAGTTCAAGAAAGTGGACTCGGAGACCGGCAAGATCTCGATCTACGAGGCTTGGGTGCCTGAAGGCCATACCATTGAAGGCGAGATAACCGGAAATGCTAAGGCGGTAGCCGAACAAAGCGACGTTCCTGTCAGTTCGGAAGCACCAGCGCCTGGGACTGTTGTCGAGGGCGTCGGGGTGGTCAACTCCGAAGGCGTGGTCGTCGCAGATGCCAGTTCAGCGGCTCTGTCGTCAGCTAAACGACGGCCGCCTCCCCCCAAACGCAAGGGCAAGGGTATcggaaggggaagaaagaagaaggtgatgTTTGCGCCGGGTGAAGGAGCGGACGCCGCCTCGGTCCACGGTGCTGAGTCTGGTGCCGCGGATGGTGGCAAGGAGGGGAcagatggcgacgaagacggtgaagaaggcgaggagagcgatgagggcgatgagggcgatgagTCCATGGTTGATGCAAAGACTCCCGAGACCCCTCAGCCACCGCCTGGTCTCGACTCTGCGGATCAAACTGCTACTGAGACTGAGGCCGAACAGCCTCCAGCAACTTCAGAAGTCGATATGCTGGATGCGACTCCGACAGCACAGCCTCCTGCTCCGGGGCCCTCTGAACAGCAACCAGAAGAGACTGCGGTCTCACAAGCCATCGAAGAGACACCGCAACCCAATATCGAAGCTCTCACACctcctgcagaagaagcgaagGCCTTGGATTCTGCTGTTCCTGTGGCTGGCGAGACTGAGCCTATTGTTTCCGACAAGCCCTCACCCACTCCGGAGCCGACTACAACCACAGAAGAGCCCGCAGAGCAGGTGGTTTctggagatggcgatgaagcAGCACCGCAATCCACTGCCCTGGAGGCCGGTGGGACCACTGAAGCTCCCATCGAAGGATCGCCCGATCTCGCGCCAAAGGAAGCTGAGAACGcaccatcagccagcccaGAGAGGCCCGTCGAAGAATCGCCTGCGGAACCTTTGACAGAGGCACCGGCTGTCGATGAACCCATGTCCACTGAGACGTTTGAGAAATCGCCAGAGCAAACTTCAGGTGGCCAAGAGCTTGAAGGGATCCCTACCCCGCCTGTGCCCAAGCCCGACACACTACAAGAGCGACCTTCTGAAGATGCCTCTGAGAGCAAAGGATCAGCTCTCTTGGACACACTTGAGAGCAGTCTGGACAACGCCGCTCCAGTCGATGAAACGCCAGTTGCCAAAGAGGATGTGGACATGAACGATGTGCCAACAGAATCTGAGCAGCAACAAGAACCGGAAGACGATCTCTCTCCGGTCCAGCCGCCGGCACCATCATCAGCACCAGTTTCAGCGATAGAGGAACGTGAGCCTCAGCCCAGCTTAGACGAGCCTGCGCCTGCAGATTCGGCTGCCGTTGATGAGCCGGCACCCGCTGCCGAAGGAGAGACGTCCACTGAAGACgacaagggcgaggaagcaGCAACGACTGCTGCTGAAGCAgatgtcaaggaggttgtggagaatgaagaggaacAGCAGCCTGCATCCGAGTCACAGCCCGCGCCGATAGACTCGGCATAG
- a CDS encoding uncharacterized protein (ID:PFLUO_000705-T1.cds;~source:funannotate) produces the protein MLPPRSAIGRIPHHIRPVHPPRIPGPHIHLRLFTNRTRLLLLSPVPGRPQLPFLSPLAPTRPLPPLSIHLRQHFARLISTESRNNYKRRLARGLKIGLSFYAILVLFQVIKVGMYQEEIEHKWPTPPEWTWKSRWCLRSAQAFQHPEQIGKLMTNWPMVTGFLRELLERLENVEGEGKGIVEQDEGGFFVEGVGSTGFDISAKSEPWRRGYFQALLGAAKAAENLEGWLTDRKQKISAPAEYVVGPSNPRPKPMPTGQKKVPQEENCEAASPSPETFYMKILTTRGFDTGQKLEAALAYADWLDYKGLGRTAGDMYTWALDIAVEGLPGDASRVVDPKTGVLKNTGSNLPSENILRVSTALAVHNARVGDLPTALSLFTSVLKARRNLPLSPESTRTPVLHPLSNRSNDIFASFFNSIKTMLVPVDYPAAPPSGDDPPLRTSASVCEEAGLMTYIGEILYASSSHDTGLAWTRDAVEMAESTILNLRSSETDRDARARCAQCLKVGLENWKSMVSALVSRAKKDEQKSIAKAQGAWFGGEKSVQTKSLERRRWEAEKTLLEDRIKRLFPLIEGESDLDTFAPNSSLFV, from the coding sequence ATGCTACCCCCAAGGAGCGCCATCGGTCGAATACCGCATCACATTCGGCCGGTGCATCCCCCTCGGATCCCCGGTCCACATATACACCTGCGCCTATTCACAAATCGCACccggcttcttcttctctcccccgTGCCAGGCCGTCCTCAacttcccttcctctcaCCACTAGCACCGACACGCCCTCTCCCCCCTCTATCCATCCACCTACGTCAGCACTTTGCCCGACTCATTTCCACCGAAAGCCGCAACAACTATAAACGCCGACTGGCCCGCGGCCTGAAGATCGGCCTCAGCTTCTATGCCATCCTGGTTTTGTTCCAAGTGATCAAGGTTGGCATGtaccaggaagaaatcgagCATAAGTGGCCCACGCCTCCAGAATGGACCTGGAAATCGCGCTGGTGTTTGCGCTCTGCACAAGCATTCCAGCACCCCGAACAAATCGGCAAGCTGATGACCAATTGGCCCATGGTTACCGGGTTCTTGcgcgagctgctggagcgtCTGGAGAATGTGGAGGGCGAAGGCAAGGGCATTGTCGAACAGGATGAGGGTGGGTTCTTCGTCGAGGGCGTCGGTAGCACGGGGTTCGATATCTCGGCCAAAAGTGAGCCCTGGCGGAGAGGGTACTTTCAGGCTCTTCTGGGCGCAGCGAAGGCTGCGGAGAACCTGGAGGGTTGGTTGACGGATCGCAAGCAGAAGATCTCTGCGCCGGCCGAGTATGTGGTCGGTCCGTCGAACCCGCGCCCCAAGCCTATGCCTACTGggcagaagaaggtgccGCAGGAAGAGAACTGTGAGGCCgcgtcgccctcgccggAGACGTTTTATATGAAGATCTTGACGACACGGGGGTTTGATACGGGACAAAAACTGGAGGCCGCACTGGCTTATGCCGACTGGCTTGATTACAAGGGACTGGGCCGTACGGCAGGTGACATGTACACCTGGGCCTTGGATATCGCTGTTGAGGGACTACCTGGTGATGCCAGCAGGGTAGTAGATCCCAAGACGGGAGTACTCAAAAACACTGGCTCTAACTTGCCATCTGAAAACATCCTGCGCGTGTCTACAGCACTCGCTGTCCACAATGCTCGCGTGGGCGATCTCCCCACGGCTTTATCCCTCTTCACATCAGTCCTGAAGGCTCGTCGGAATCTTCCCCTCTCGCCGGAATCCACGCGGACACCTGTCCTCCACCCTCTCTCCAACAGATCAAACGACATCTTCGCCTCAttcttcaactccatcaAAACCATGCTCGTCCCCGTGGACTACCCAGCCGCCCCTCCATCCGGCGATGACCCTCCCCTCCGCACATCCGCCTCTGTCTGTGAGGAAGCAGGATTAATGACCTATATTGGCGAGATCCTCTACGCGTCCTCGTCACACGATACCGGTCTCGCCTGGACCCGCGACGCAGTGGAGATGGCCGAATCAACAATCCTCAACCTACGCAGCTCCGAGACTGACCGCGACGCTCGCGCTCGCTGCGCGCAATGTCTCAAAGTCGGTCTCGAAAACTGGAAAAGTATGGTGTCGGCGCTGGTTTCTCGCGCCAAGAAAGACGAACAAAAAAGCATCGCCAAGGCCCAGGGCGCATGGTTCGGCGGCGAGAAGAGCGTGCAGACCAAGTCTCTTGAACGAAGGAGGTgggaggccgagaagacccTCCTGGAAGACCGAATCAAGCGGCTTTTCCCCCTGATTGAAGGCGAGTCAGATCTCGATACCTTCGCCCCGAATAGCTCGCTGTTTGTGTAA